The window AGCGTTCACGGTTTTGAGTGGTATCTAAGCTTAGAACGCTGGCTCCCCCTTCATCTCTTCAATCTCCAAAACTACCGCACAGCAAGGCACCCAGCTATCTGTAAGCAGCTTTTGTCAGTCAATCAGCCTACCCAGTTATAGAAAAGCCCAGGGATACAACAAATATTCCAGGTAAAATAGCTTCCAGATCAGTTGATAGTAATTCACGATTGCTTCCCGCCGCGTTACATCCAGACGGATCCCGTAGCCCAAGAGGATTCCCAACCCCAACACATGTCCTATCAACAGCCAACGACTGTTTTGCACCGGCAAAAACCCACTCCCCAAGCCAATCAACCCCAGATAGCAACAGGCCAAAATCCCAATACAAAAGGTGGAAATACGCTCTTGCCCAAACCGTAAAGAAAAGGTGGCGATGGCAAACTTACGATCCCCTTCCATGTCGGGAATATCTTTGTAGAGGGCGATCACCAAGCCAAAAATGGACATAAACCCCGTCAGCAACACAATCGGTGCCGACAGCTCTACCCTGGCCTGGAGTAGCTGCTGAAAATGGCTGTAAAGGCCCAAATTGACGATTACCCCCCGCACACAGTAAATACAAGCCGAGGCCGCCAGTGGAAAGCGCTTCAACCGCAAGGGGGGCAATGAATAGGCCGTACCAATCCCATTGCTCAGGAGCACCGTCAGCAGCAAATAAGGGATCCCCGTCGCCGCCAACAGCACGGATCCCACCCCACACACCGAGACGATTCCCATTCCCTCTGCCCAGGTCAGGGATCCCGCCGCTAAGGGCAAATGGGGTTTGTTGATGCGGTCGATCTCGATATCGGTGAGCTGATTCAGGCCGACGATGTAGACGTTGGCTGCCAAGCAAGCCACCCAGGCCAGGAGCAACGAAGGCAGAGGGGATAGCAGTTGTTCCCAGGATCCCTCAGTTACAAACCCCGCCAACAGGTAAAGGCCCAGCACGCTGGCACTGGTGCCGTAAAGGGTGTGAGGTCGGGCAAAACGCCAGAGTACCGGCAAGTTCAACATCAAAAAAGGAAGAGAAAGAACAAACCTAAGGGGAATCCTTAAGCGGAGCTTGCTGAAGCCTAGCTGCTAAAGCTCCAAGAGCAGCCCAGCGGGGATCCACCTGCTCCTGGGGGGTTTCTACCACAATCCCCTCACAGTCGGGGCGGCAGGGTAACTGGCGAGGCATTTCCAAATGCAGATGTTGATAAATCCAATCCTCCACATCCAACTCACCACTGGGGGGCAAACTCTCCAACAGTTCCTCATCTTTCAATTCCAGCTCCAGGGGCAGGGGTTCCGGGCTGGGATCCCGAATCAGAATGATCTCCTCAAACTCCACATTCAGCCGGTGATTAAACTGTTGCAAACACCGGTGACAGGTCAGGGTAACAATCGTTTGGGCTTGGGCACTGGCCTCCAGAAAATGGCCCCGATGACTCACCTGCAGGGATCCCTCTACAGGGGTCAGACTTTCGAAGCCCTGGAAAAACTGCTTAAACTCCAACTCCTGCGTGTGTTGGGGCAGCTGGCGTAGATCGGATAGACGAATGGGCTTCAACATTCCTACTCTCTTTTGTCGCTAGCAGGGCTCTCGCGGATCCCGCGATACAGACAATGCTCACTTAGCTCCTTCACGCACCGGACGAATCACCAGGCGACGATCTGGCTCTTTCCCCCGGCTAACGGTTTCCAGATCCGCATAGGCGGGGTCGCTTAACAGGGTATGAATTTGACGACGTTCCGCCGCCGAAAGGGCTTGAAACTCATATTCTTGGCCACTGGCTCGAACCTGGTTCACGGCTAAAGTTGCCATATCCTGCAGTTCTTGTAGACGGCGCTGACGGTAGCCATCCAGCTCTAAGGTATAGGCTTGCTGTTGGTCTTCCGGTTGATTCAGGTTCAGAAGGGTATTGGCCAAGTATTGCAGCGCATCCAGCACCACCGGGGAGCGATCCTCTTCCTGGCCCAACTCCCGTGGCGAAGGGGGGGCTTTGCTCAGTAAAAGTTGCTTTTGTGCCGTTGTTAGCGAAGCAGCCTCGATCTCCAGCGTTTCTCCCACCACCTGTACCGCAGCCGGGATGCCCATGGCGGAGAGCACCTGTTGCAGCCACTGTCTAGCACGTTCTTGATTTTCAGCCAAAGCTGATTCGCTCAGGGTGGATGCTGTTGCTCCCATAGAAGACTGAGGGGGACTCATCCTGGGCAACTCCAGTTCCAAAGGGGCTCACACGCTTACTCAAGGACTCAACTTAGCAGCAGGGGATCCCTTAAGGTTCAAAAGGTAATGATTCGCGGCCTTCTGTTTTGGGCTTAGCAGACTTTCCCACCTCTTCCGCTTCCACAGTTATCACTTCAGCCGCCCGCCGCCGTTCTTCTTCCACCAACTGTTGCAGGTTCTCTGGCAAGGGCTCGCGGGAGAGCAAGGCTGTTTGCACGGTTTGGAAAATGTTGGAAACCAGAATGTAAAGCAAGACACCTGCAGGCAAGGGGAAAAACAAAAACATCGCTGAAAACAACACAGGGGTGATACGCGCCATCGAACTTTGGCTGGGATCCTCCTTACCTGAATCCTGTCCGGCAGTCGTCAAAGATTGGTTTAAGTAAATAGACACCCCAAAGATAACAATCATGGCGACGATGTCCCAGTGAATGGTGCCATCTTCGTCAAAGGCACCAACGCGACCCAGTTTGTCGATAAACAGGAATCCCGTATCCGATGCTAAGCCCGGAATCGACACCTGTACCGTTACATCCCCTGGCTCCAGAGCCAGCAGGGTGCCATCCGGCTTAATTTGGGCGCGATCTTCCCCTTTGGTAATTTTCCAGGTGGGCTGCAGTTTGCTCGGATCCCCACCTGCTTCCACCACTAACTGTTCAAAGGGTTTACCTCCCGCCCCCTGCAACAGAAACTCCACTTCTTCCCCAACGCCAATCTTCGTGCCCTTTGGCTCCACCAGCACCACCGGCTTGTGCAGGGAATCGGTCACAAAAATATTTTTACTGGGGCTGACATAAGGAGCAGGCACCACCTCAGCCGCTACCTCTGTGGGCAAGATTTGCAGGTTCACATCGTAAGTCACCGCCGCAAATGGGGATCCCCGCAGTGTTGCAAACAAAGCAAACAGCACCGGCATCTGCACCAGCAGCGGCAAACAGCCCCCGAGGGGATTGGCTCCCAATTCGCTGTAGAGCTTGGACTGGGCTTCCCGCAGCTTCTGGGGATCATCGCGGTATTTCTCCTGAATTTCCCGCATCCGCCGTTGCATCACCGGGTTGATCACCTTCATGCGCCGCATGTTGCGGATGGAGCCCACGTTGAGAGGATAAAGGGCAAAGCGGATCACCAACGTCAGGAAGATGATGGCCAGCCCGTAGCTAGGTACGATCCCGTAGAAAAAATCCAGGATCGGCAACATGACGTTGTTGGAGAGAAATCCGACTCCGAAATCCATGAGGGGTGCTGGCGAATGTCCGTAACCTATTGTAATGGCTTCCGTCCAGTTGACGAGGACGTTTTCAGGGTTTGTCCGCCCGGATCCCCATGGCGGCCTTAGGATGCACCCGTTTGTGAGGCCAAACCCAGCCTATTGGGCTCTTCCTCAGCTGTCGCTGGCTGTCCCCACTGCCAAGATCACCCAAGCAACTGTTGTAGACCAGCAGCCCAGGGATCCCGGTTTTGAATGAAAGAGATCAGGATAGTTGCCTTGGGACACTTTCATCTCCTATGATGGGAAACGCTTCAATCCTCGGTAGCTCAGCGGTAGAGCGGTCGGCTGTTAACCGATTGGTCGCAAGTTCGAATCTTGCCCGGGGAGTCTCATCCGTAGCTTGCCTGCTCAGTGTCTAGCTGGCTTTCCCTTTTGCGGGGGAGCGCTTCGATTTATAATGCCCTCTGGCTGTTCATTCATCCCCTGAGGATACTTGCTGTGATCGACCTGTCGCGGATCCCTGCTCAACCTAAGCCTGGCCTCCTCAACGTGCTCATTGAAATTCCCGGGGGCAGCAAAAACAAATATGAATTCGATAAAGACATGGGAGCGATGGCACTGGATCGGGTGCTTTATTCCTCGGTGCAATATCCCTATGATTACGGCTTTGTGCCCAATACCCTGGCAGGAGACGGGGATCCCCTGGATGGCATGGTGATGATGGATCAGCCCACATTCCCCGGTTGTGTCATTACCGTGCGCCCGCTGGGGATGCTGCAGATGATCGATGGCGGGGATCCCGACGAAAAGTTGCTCTGTGTCCCGGCAAAGGATCCCCGTTATGCCTCGGTGAACACACTTGAAGATGTGGCTCAGCACCGTCTGGATGAGATCGCGGAATTTTTCGGCACCTACAAACGCCTAGAGAAAAAAGAAACCCAGATCTTAGGTTGGAAGGGACTAGAAGAAACCCAGGCGATCATCGCTGCCAGTCTAGCTGCCTACAAATAGATACAAATACAAATAGATACAAATAAAATAAAAGATTACGGAATTACGGAACGTTCCACGATTGAACTGGGGTTCAAGAACTACCCTTAGGCTTGGCGCCGTTGCTCGGTTTCTCCGTAAGCTTTGAGCAGCGCTGCCAGTTTGCGCCGCATTAGGATCCCGGGCTTATCAGCAGCCAGGTGTTGTTCGCCATCCATGCTCAGGGGGGTATCCCAATCGGTGGTTTGTAGGATAGCCTCGTCTTCTTGAACCACCATGCGATTGAACTCGATGATCCCTGCTGCAGGGATGTCTTCTTCGCGGTCACTGCGAATCCAGAAATGCACCAACTGAGACTCGCGGTCGTTAATGGGGGTGGCAGCCATAAACAAGACGGCGATCAACCCATTCGGATAGGTAATGCGGCCTCGATGCACAAACGGCATAAACCAGGTGGCATCCGTATAACGAACGGTTTTCTCCTCGAAAATGCCCAGGTTTTTCTGTTGTAGGGGTGGGTTGGTGGCGGGTATGGCGGTGCGGGCCCGCAAACCCCATTCCAACTCTTCTAGCTCCATCTGGGGTGGGATGGGGTTACTGGTATCCCCAAAGGTTTTGGTGTGAACGATGCTGAAGTGAGCATTATCCAAGAGATTTTCCATCATGCGCAGGCCACTGCAGGGAAAGCGCTGATAGAAGTGGTGAATGACGCGAAACCCGGGATCCTCGGCCTCAGGAAAATCCGGAATCGGCTGCAAAGGGTGATCATGCAGGCACACCCAAACGTAGTCGTAGCGAATTTGGGCTTGAAAGGCCTTCACCCTATAGCTGCCCGGGATCCGCTCATCTGCTGGTAACTGAGGCACTTTCACACAGGCCCCAGAGCCATCAAATTGCCAGCCATGGTAAGGACATTGAATTGTCCCTTCCACCACACAGCCCTTCGACAGCTGCGCTGTGCGATGGCAACAGCGATCCTCCACTGCCGCAGGGTTTCCCGCCTGATCCAGCCAGAGAACAATGCGCTGCCCCAGCAACTCAAAAGGTTTCGGCCCCCTCTGCAGATGGTTAACGGGAATCACAGGGTACCAAAATCGCTTCAGGACAGGTTGTTGAGTAACCAGCATTGCACAGAACCCGTCAAGGCCATAGAGAACAATAGTCGATTCTTTCAACGGCAGTGGTTGTGCTTGCTACTGTTGCATCTAAAAAGGGATAAAGGCTGCTGATTCAGTTTCGGATCCCTGTGGCTGAAGGCGGGCGCTAGAGTGGAGATCGTCAAAACTGGGGAGTAAGCAGATGCTCTCATGGCAGCCGAAGGGCGCTGTGGATGGCTCGATCAACTTGGCGGACTATATTGACCACACTCTGCTGTTACCGATGCTCACCCCAGAGCAGATCGATCAGGGCTGTGAAGTGGCCCTGCGCTATCGTTTTCCCAGCCTCTGCATCCCGCCCTGTTATGTGCCTCGGGCTGTGGAGCGATTGCATGGATCCCCGGTTCAGGTCAGCACGGTGGTTGGGTTTCCGATGGGCACATCGATGGCAGAGGTCAAGCTCTACGAGGCCCAACTGGCAGTGGAACAGGGCTGCCGAGAACTGGATGTGCGCATCAACTTAGCCTGGCTGAAAGCAGGAGAACTGGATCGTCTCCATGCCGAGATCGCCCAACTGGTGGAAGAAACGGGAGTCTGTGTGAAAGCGATTTTGGAAACGGCCCAGCTCACAGAAGATGAAAAAAAATTAGCCGGGGAAGTGTGCATTGATGCCGGAGTGGCCTTTTTGATGACCTCCACCGGTTGGATGGGGGGAGCAACAGTAGCGGATGTGCAATTGCTGTGGCAACTGAGCCGGGGAAAAGTCGCAGTTAAGGCCTCGGGAGGGATCCGGACAGTGGCTCAGGCAGAGGCGATGATCGAGGCAGGGGCCAGCCGCATTGGCACTTCTTGGGGCCTGGAGCTGATGCAGGAGTTGAATGCCAAAGGATCGGCCAGCGTATGAGTGGGCGCACCTATCGGGTTACCGGCATCAACTTAAAAGGGATCCCTCTGGGGGAGTCGGATCGGATTATCACTATCCTCACCCGCGAACAGGGGTTGATTCGGGCCGTGGCCAAGGGATCCCGTAAACAGCCTTCCAAGCTGGGGGGGCGCATGGAGCAATTTGTCGTTAATGACTTGCTTATTGCCCACGGACGTTGGCCTGCTCAAACCGATGCTTCCCAACGGCTACAACGCATTGCCCAAGCTGAAACCCTACAGAGCTTCCCTCGCCTCAGCCGCAGCCTGGCTCATCTGACAGCAGCCCAGTACCTGGCGGAGGTGACTTTAATGTTGGCCCTGTCGGATCAAACCCAAGAGGATCTGTTCGTGCTGCTGGTGGAACATCTGGAGCGTTTGGAACAGGCCCCTGACCCTGAGGCTGTCCTGCCTTTGCTTACCCATGGGTTGTATCACCTGCTGGCTTTGGCGGGGTTTGCCCCTCAGGTACAGGCTTGCCATTATTGCCACAGTGAGTTTCGCGGTCGGTTAGCTGGCAGTGTGTTTTTCAGCCCTCAGTCGGGGGGGATGGTTTGTGAGCCCTGTCGAGTGGCGCAGCGGCCCAACCCCATTTCGCTGGTCTCAGGTTCCGTTTTGCAAGCCTTGGGATCCCTGCCGAATCCGACCTTGCCCAGCCTGTCTGAAGATTCCCTGCCTTTGGCAGCCTGGTTGGGAACAGAACGCCTGCTGCGGCGCATCTTGGAACATCATGCCGAACGGGAAATCCGCTCCGCCAGGCTCTTGGCCAGTTGCTATGCCCTCACCCCTTCTGAAACATGAACCTCTCCTTCAAAGGCCGCGGATCGACTCCAGTAACTGGGGTGCTACAGCTTTTAGGGCTTGATAAAGGCGGATTTGCTGTCGGCAACGGGCGAGGTTGTGGGCTTTGCGACTGGGGTATCGCTCAGGATCCCAATTCCAGTAGCAGTCTTCAAACCAATCCTGGAGAAAGCGCATTGCCAGTTCTAGGGTGATCAATTGGATCCCCTGGAGGATCAACTCTGGTTGCAGGGCGCGGAGGTTCCCGGTTTGGGCATAGCCGCGTAACCCCGCCAAGATCGCTTCAGCCTGGAGGGTTTCCCCTCGTTTACCCCAAGAGCGTAGAGCATCTCCCAGTTCAATGTAGAGGTTGTGGTGCATAAAGGTATCGAGATCCAACAGGCCAACAAATTGCCCCTGCTCATCAAACAAAAAGTTGTTGAATTTAAGGTCAGCATGGATGATTTGGGTCGGGATCCCGGAGGGCAAAAATAGGGTTGGCACGGTATTGATAAGAAAGTCCCATTCCGCTTGCACCTCGGCGGTTGGGGAGTGGCGCTGTAGCTGCCGCCAAATGTAAACCGTATCGTGAAAGTGCGGGATCCGAAACCGGAAACGATACTCAAACCGAGCCAAGAGCTGATGCAGTCGCCCAATCGCCGCCCCCGCCTGTTCCAGGTACCCCCAATCGGGAGGGGTTTGATGACAAAATCCCGGTAAACACTCCATCACTCGCCACAGTCCTTCTGCCCAGCTCAAATGCAGGGATCCATCACGGGCACGGCAGAATTGTGGGGTAGGAAAGCCCTGTTGTCGTAGCCATTGGCTGATGGTTTGGCCATCTTCGGTGACAGTGGGATCAAAGATCGGGTGAAGACGCTGGGCAATAAAGGATCCCTGAGGGGTACTGAGTTTCCAGGTTTGGTGGATGAGGCCGATTTGGATCGGTTGAGGGGGTTCGGGATCCCCCAGTTGAAAGTGCTGAGTGAGGGGATCCAACCAGGTAAGATCAGACATGGGTAAGGGATCCGGCAAGGTCAAAGCGCACTGTACGACGATTCAGACAGCCCCTACAAGCTCCGTTAGAGAGAGGGCTGTACCACCGAATACTTCTATCTGCCTAAAACCTCACCCTGAACTTGCACAACAAGGGATCCCTGCCCTTACTCGCGCCCGCGATTTCTGCCCAAGGCATCCCCTGCCAACACCAACAGCACCACCAACGCTTGGATCACCTGCGCCACTGCCGCTGGGATCTGCATCCGTACCTGCAATGCCTCTGCCCCAATATTTAAGGCGGAGAACAAATAGGCCGCCACCAAGACCCCCACGGGCTGCAACTGCCCCAACAAAGCCACCAAAATGGCACTGAAGCCGTAATTATCAGAAATCGTGCCCTTCAAACGGGTGATGGTGGTACTGACTTCGATAATGCCCGCCAACCCCGCCAGTCCCCCACTGATCAACAAAGCCATTAAAATATTTCGTCCCACCGGGATCCCCATCGTGCGGGCCACACTGGCACGGGATCCCACCGCTCGCAACTGAAACCCCAACGATGTTCGCCACAACAGCACATAGACAATCCCGACCAACAACACCGCCATCACCACACCCAAGTGCAAGCGGGTATCCAGCAGCCGAGGCAATCGTGCCACCGCTGCAAACTGAGCCGATTCCGGTAAAAACCCCTTGGGATCCCGCAGGGGGCTACGGGCCATGTAGCGCACCCACAAAATGCCGATGTAGTTCAGCATCAGGGTAACGATGATCAAATTCATACCCCGTTTCAGATGCAGCCAACCCGCCAACCCACTCCACAGCACCCCTCCCGCCACTCCCGCCAACACCATCAGCGGCAGCACCAGCCAAGCCGGTTGATCCGCCATATTCAGAGCGACGGCTGCCCCCGCCAAAGCCCCCAAGTGGTACTGCCCTTCCGCGCCGATATTCCACACCTTGCAGCGAAAGGCTATCGTCAACCCCAACCCCATGATCAACAGCGGCGTCGCCCGCAACGCCGTTTCTGTTAGGGATCGTTGGCTACCCAAAGCCCCCTGCAGCATCACCCCATAAGCCGTCAGCGGGTTATGTCCCGCCAGGGCAATCAACAGTGCCCCCAACAACAGTGCTACTCCTGCCCCCAGCAGCGGCATCGCCACCAGGGATCCCTTGCCCAGCCGCAACGGAGTCGACCGCGAAAGCCACCCCTGCACCTACTCTCTCCCCGCCATCCACAGGCCCAATTGATGAATATCCACCCGTTCTGCTGCGGTTTCGCCGCGAATTTTCCCCTCGTAGAGCACCACGATACGGTCGCTCAATTGCAGGATCTCCTCCAGCTCCGTCGAAATGAGCAGGATACCTGCTCCCATCTGCCGTTGTTGCAACAGTTGATGATGCACGTATTCAATAGCGCTGATATCCAGCCCCCGCGTCGGTTGTGCCGCCAAAATCAGTTGCGGTTGCCGCGCCAATTCCCGTCCCAGCACCAATTTTTGGGCATTGCCCCCGGACAGTTTCCCAGCCCGTGTTTGGATGGAAGGGGTTTTCACCGTAAATTGCAACACCAACTGCTGGGCAAACCGGGCAATCGCCCGCCAATCCAGCCAGCCCCGCCGACAATAGGGATCCCGCTCCACATCCCGTAAAATCGTGTTTTCCGCAACACTAAAGTCGGAGAGCAGGCCCATGCTGTAGCGATCCGAGGGAATGTGGGCTAAGTTCACCGGCCCCGATTCGGCAAAGCGTAATGTCCCCGCTTGGATGGGCCGCAGGCCAGCGATCACCTCCTCCAATTCCCGTTGGCCATTGCCATCCACCCCCGCCACGCCGACAATTTCTCCGGCCCGTACCTGGAGGTGGATCCCTTGCAAAGCGGGCAAACCCCGGTCGCTTAGGGCCACTACCCCCTCCAGTCGCAAGAGGGGATCCCCTAGTGAGCCTGGTTCCCCGGCCTTCCCCCAGGAGGCCGGTTTGATCTCCCGCCCCACCATCATCTGGGCCAGCAGCCGTTCACAACCGGCGGATCCCAGACTTTGTAGCTGTTCGGCTACCGCCACCGTACCGACCGTTTTGCCATCCCGCAGCACCGTCACCCGATGACAGAGGGCCAGCACCTCCTTCAACTTGTGGGAAATAAAGACAATCCCCGTGCCCTGGGCAGCCAAAGCCCGCAGCGTCTGCAACAGTTCTTCCACCTCCTGGGGCGTCAGTACCGCCGTCGGCTCATCCAGGATCAGAATATCGGCGCCGCGATAGATGGCCTTGAGGATCTCTACCCGCTGTTGCTCTCCCACCGAAAGCTGGGCCACCTGGGCCGCCGGATCCACCTGCAACCCGTAGCGCTCTGCCAGTTGCCGCAGCTGTTCGTGTAGTTGTTTGGTGTTCTCCTGGAGCCAGCCGGATCCCTGCCCTAAAACAATGTTGTCTGCCACCGTAAAGCTTTGCACCAACATAAAATGCTGATGCACCATGCCAATCCCCCGCTGGATGGCCTGGCGTGGGGATCCGATCCGCACCGATTGGCCGCGCAAACGGATCTGGCCGCTATCCGGTTGGTAAAGGCCCGCCAGGATGTTCATCAGGGTGG of the Thermostichus vulcanus str. 'Rupite' genome contains:
- a CDS encoding protein jag — translated: MSPPQSSMGATASTLSESALAENQERARQWLQQVLSAMGIPAAVQVVGETLEIEAASLTTAQKQLLLSKAPPSPRELGQEEDRSPVVLDALQYLANTLLNLNQPEDQQQAYTLELDGYRQRRLQELQDMATLAVNQVRASGQEYEFQALSAAERRQIHTLLSDPAYADLETVSRGKEPDRRLVIRPVREGAK
- a CDS encoding inorganic diphosphatase; translated protein: MDLSRIPAQPKPGLLNVLIEIPGGSKNKYEFDKDMGAMALDRVLYSSVQYPYDYGFVPNTLAGDGDPLDGMVMMDQPTFPGCVITVRPLGMLQMIDGGDPDEKLLCVPAKDPRYASVNTLEDVAQHRLDEIAEFFGTYKRLEKKETQILGWKGLEETQAIIAASLAAYK
- a CDS encoding aromatic ring-hydroxylating oxygenase subunit alpha; this translates as MLVTQQPVLKRFWYPVIPVNHLQRGPKPFELLGQRIVLWLDQAGNPAAVEDRCCHRTAQLSKGCVVEGTIQCPYHGWQFDGSGACVKVPQLPADERIPGSYRVKAFQAQIRYDYVWVCLHDHPLQPIPDFPEAEDPGFRVIHHFYQRFPCSGLRMMENLLDNAHFSIVHTKTFGDTSNPIPPQMELEELEWGLRARTAIPATNPPLQQKNLGIFEEKTVRYTDATWFMPFVHRGRITYPNGLIAVLFMAATPINDRESQLVHFWIRSDREEDIPAAGIIEFNRMVVQEDEAILQTTDWDTPLSMDGEQHLAADKPGILMRRKLAALLKAYGETEQRRQA
- a CDS encoding phosphotransferase enzyme family protein → MSDLTWLDPLTQHFQLGDPEPPQPIQIGLIHQTWKLSTPQGSFIAQRLHPIFDPTVTEDGQTISQWLRQQGFPTPQFCRARDGSLHLSWAEGLWRVMECLPGFCHQTPPDWGYLEQAGAAIGRLHQLLARFEYRFRFRIPHFHDTVYIWRQLQRHSPTAEVQAEWDFLINTVPTLFLPSGIPTQIIHADLKFNNFLFDEQGQFVGLLDLDTFMHHNLYIELGDALRSWGKRGETLQAEAILAGLRGYAQTGNLRALQPELILQGIQLITLELAMRFLQDWFEDCYWNWDPERYPSRKAHNLARCRQQIRLYQALKAVAPQLLESIRGL
- the yidC gene encoding membrane protein insertase YidC, with translation MDFGVGFLSNNVMLPILDFFYGIVPSYGLAIIFLTLVIRFALYPLNVGSIRNMRRMKVINPVMQRRMREIQEKYRDDPQKLREAQSKLYSELGANPLGGCLPLLVQMPVLFALFATLRGSPFAAVTYDVNLQILPTEVAAEVVPAPYVSPSKNIFVTDSLHKPVVLVEPKGTKIGVGEEVEFLLQGAGGKPFEQLVVEAGGDPSKLQPTWKITKGEDRAQIKPDGTLLALEPGDVTVQVSIPGLASDTGFLFIDKLGRVGAFDEDGTIHWDIVAMIVIFGVSIYLNQSLTTAGQDSGKEDPSQSSMARITPVLFSAMFLFFPLPAGVLLYILVSNIFQTVQTALLSREPLPENLQQLVEEERRRAAEVITVEAEEVGKSAKPKTEGRESLPFEP
- a CDS encoding ABC transporter ATP-binding protein, whose product is MQGIRKAFPGVLANDGVDFELRPGEIHALLGENGAGKTTLMNILAGLYQPDSGQIRLRGQSVRIGSPRQAIQRGIGMVHQHFMLVQSFTVADNIVLGQGSGWLQENTKQLHEQLRQLAERYGLQVDPAAQVAQLSVGEQQRVEILKAIYRGADILILDEPTAVLTPQEVEELLQTLRALAAQGTGIVFISHKLKEVLALCHRVTVLRDGKTVGTVAVAEQLQSLGSAGCERLLAQMMVGREIKPASWGKAGEPGSLGDPLLRLEGVVALSDRGLPALQGIHLQVRAGEIVGVAGVDGNGQRELEEVIAGLRPIQAGTLRFAESGPVNLAHIPSDRYSMGLLSDFSVAENTILRDVERDPYCRRGWLDWRAIARFAQQLVLQFTVKTPSIQTRAGKLSGGNAQKLVLGRELARQPQLILAAQPTRGLDISAIEYVHHQLLQQRQMGAGILLISTELEEILQLSDRIVVLYEGKIRGETAAERVDIHQLGLWMAGRE
- a CDS encoding YceD family protein, with the translated sequence MLKPIRLSDLRQLPQHTQELEFKQFFQGFESLTPVEGSLQVSHRGHFLEASAQAQTIVTLTCHRCLQQFNHRLNVEFEEIILIRDPSPEPLPLELELKDEELLESLPPSGELDVEDWIYQHLHLEMPRQLPCRPDCEGIVVETPQEQVDPRWAALGALAARLQQAPLKDSP
- a CDS encoding homogentisate phytyltransferase, whose translation is MLNLPVLWRFARPHTLYGTSASVLGLYLLAGFVTEGSWEQLLSPLPSLLLAWVACLAANVYIVGLNQLTDIEIDRINKPHLPLAAGSLTWAEGMGIVSVCGVGSVLLAATGIPYLLLTVLLSNGIGTAYSLPPLRLKRFPLAASACIYCVRGVIVNLGLYSHFQQLLQARVELSAPIVLLTGFMSIFGLVIALYKDIPDMEGDRKFAIATFSLRFGQERISTFCIGILACCYLGLIGLGSGFLPVQNSRWLLIGHVLGLGILLGYGIRLDVTRREAIVNYYQLIWKLFYLEYLLYPWAFL
- the recO gene encoding DNA repair protein RecO translates to MSGRTYRVTGINLKGIPLGESDRIITILTREQGLIRAVAKGSRKQPSKLGGRMEQFVVNDLLIAHGRWPAQTDASQRLQRIAQAETLQSFPRLSRSLAHLTAAQYLAEVTLMLALSDQTQEDLFVLLVEHLERLEQAPDPEAVLPLLTHGLYHLLALAGFAPQVQACHYCHSEFRGRLAGSVFFSPQSGGMVCEPCRVAQRPNPISLVSGSVLQALGSLPNPTLPSLSEDSLPLAAWLGTERLLRRILEHHAEREIRSARLLASCYALTPSET
- a CDS encoding ABC transporter permease, whose protein sequence is MQGWLSRSTPLRLGKGSLVAMPLLGAGVALLLGALLIALAGHNPLTAYGVMLQGALGSQRSLTETALRATPLLIMGLGLTIAFRCKVWNIGAEGQYHLGALAGAAVALNMADQPAWLVLPLMVLAGVAGGVLWSGLAGWLHLKRGMNLIIVTLMLNYIGILWVRYMARSPLRDPKGFLPESAQFAAVARLPRLLDTRLHLGVVMAVLLVGIVYVLLWRTSLGFQLRAVGSRASVARTMGIPVGRNILMALLISGGLAGLAGIIEVSTTITRLKGTISDNYGFSAILVALLGQLQPVGVLVAAYLFSALNIGAEALQVRMQIPAAVAQVIQALVVLLVLAGDALGRNRGRE
- the deoC gene encoding deoxyribose-phosphate aldolase, which translates into the protein MLSWQPKGAVDGSINLADYIDHTLLLPMLTPEQIDQGCEVALRYRFPSLCIPPCYVPRAVERLHGSPVQVSTVVGFPMGTSMAEVKLYEAQLAVEQGCRELDVRINLAWLKAGELDRLHAEIAQLVEETGVCVKAILETAQLTEDEKKLAGEVCIDAGVAFLMTSTGWMGGATVADVQLLWQLSRGKVAVKASGGIRTVAQAEAMIEAGASRIGTSWGLELMQELNAKGSASV